acaaactttttGTCAGCTGAAGGCGAACACACACCATCCCACATATGTGCGATTACACAATTACATATTGTTGTCAGCGCAAACAATCGCACAATGATTAGACAAGCAAAGATGGAGTGATCGCTGCCTCTGTGTTTACAGTTCTACTCCATACTGGACGGGGACGAGGACATGCTCTTCTTACACGTGGACAACCCCGGAGGTAACTGGTGGCACCCCGCGTTGCCTTCACTGTCCACCTCGGCCCCAGAACCGACCCAGGGTTCTCGTCTAGCTCCTCGACCTGTGTAGACGGCTCTTATTTGCATACGTGACCGCGTGAGGAGCAGGTGACAGGATTTAAAGCTCTGTGATGGAAAAAAGGAGCAACGGTGAAGAGCCGACCGGTTCCGCCGGTCCTCGGTTCTGCTGACGCATCATTCCATTAAACTGAGTGCAGCCGCCCAGTTTACTCCACGTCAtttaatttctctctctctctctctctctctctctctctctctctcactttctctctcactctctctctctccctctttgtcaGTCCTCATGTTCTTTGCTCACTTTTTATTCTGTGTAGCATATTTTCTGTTCAGTCTTTACTTTTTAAAGTGCTTGAGCTAGCGCTGAATGGGCTCAGTGAACATCAACCTGCTCCGGCGCATAGGGGAGATGTGGGTGAAGGGGTTTTATCTCTCGTCGGCTGTAAGGAGGGAGATTTATGAGACTTTGACAAAAGCTGACGGACGTATCTTAGGATCAGGGTGCACCAGAGACctgtgcgcacgcacacacacacacacacacacacacacacacacacacacacacacacaaacacacacacacacacacacacacacacacacacacacacacacacacacacacacacacacacacacacacaccagcttaTCGTTTTACATCTGCTGCCTGATGAATTAAACTCAACAGACTGTGGCGCTTGCAGCTGCTGCCGTGATGTGTCGCGGTGTTTTGCCGACTTGACAGACTCCCATGTCCCGCTTTGTCTCCAGACACCTTCTTCGGGACCATGTACACCTCCGACGACCGAGGGATCCTGTTCTTCAAGTCCCTGGAGCGGCACCTGTTCGATGGGCACAGGAGGAGCGATTTCAAGAACATCACGTCGCTGCGAGGCGTTTACCTCACCAATAAACTGGACAACGGTGGGACTCATTGTTCGCTCATTGTTCTCGATGCGATGCTGAACTCTAACCCTTTGCTTCGCCGCAGACGGCCGCATTAGATCCGTCATTACTTTTAACAGAGGGGGGACGTGGCAGCAGCTCAACAAACCCGAGAACGTGGACTGTGAGGAGAAAAGCAAGAACGTGTGTTACATCTGCAGCAAATGTTATCATTCAAATAAGTTACGCTTTTATACcaaatgtgctttgtgtgtgtgtgtgtgtgtgtgtgtgcgtcatcAGTGTAAGCTTCATATTCATGGAGAACACAGCCGGAAGAACCGCATAGTGCCCATGCTGGCCCTGTCTGAGCCCACTGCCGTCGGCCTGGTCATTGCACACGGTACTTTCCCTGCAGCCTGTCTGAGCTCTGATGCCTTTTTAACGGGTGATGTGACGATGAGCTGcgtctccatctctcctccaggTACTGTCGGCGACTCTCTGTCAGCGTCCCAGCAcccagatgtgtttgtgtcctcagACGGGGGCTACAGCTGGAGGGGGACGCTCAGGGGTCCCCACCACTACTGCATCCTGGACTCTGGGGGTCTGCTTGTGGCTGTGGAGGCGCGACATGATGGACAAGTCAAGACTATCAAGTACCGAACAGATGTTTGTCACCCGGAGGCTACTAACTACCACGGGTTTCAGCGCTCACCGCCATTTCTCCTCCTCAGGTTCTCCACAGACGAGGGCCAGTGCTGGAAGTCCTACAACTTCACCGAGCAGCCGTTCTACTTCGCCGGCCTGGCGTCGGAGCCGGGCACCAGAGCCATGAGCGTCAGCGTGTGGGGCTTCCGCCCGGAGGCGGACGGTCAGCCCATGTGGGTGGCGGTCACTGTCGACTTCCAGAGCCTCATCACCAGAGCGTGTAAGTCCACCCTGCTCGCGCCTCGGGGCTGTTTCATGCAATGGACACTTAGCAAACTGGGACCGGGGACTTTCCATAAGCTCAGCCTCTAAAAATGAATCTCATGGTAGAACTGGCAAAGCTGTGTTCTGATTAGTCATCACCTGATTGGACAGGTAATGACCAGGACTACGAGGAGTGGTTGGCTCACTCTGCACAAGAAGAGGGAGAAAGACAAGGCTGTTTACTGGGAGTCAAAGAGACTTACAGGCGGCTGAAGAAACAGTCCGTGTGCAGAAACGGAAGAAACTTCATGGTGAGCAAGAAGCAGAGCCCCTGCTTGTGCACCAGAGACGATTACTTATGGTGAGACACTGTTAAACGTAGCGAATAgtaaactctgagttaaaagaTACTGAGGTGTTTTATCTTCTATCTATGTTTTCTATCCCTGTTTTGTGCAGCGACTACGGTTTCTACCGTCACGTGAACACCTCGGAGTGTGTGCGGCAGCCCAGACCTGGGAATAAAAGCTCGGACCTGTGTCTGACcggagaggaggacgagctgctgaCGTCAGGGTAAACGCCGTAGCTTCTCCTTAGAATTTGAAGACGCACTCCTGCAACACACCGGGCCGCTCCATGTGTTTGCAGGTACCGCAAGGTGCCGAGTGACAAGTGCGAGGGCGGATTCGATCCTCAGCGTGCGGCACAGACGCTCATCAGACCCTGTGTCACACCCGGCACCGGTTCAGCTGCCAGTCCGTCGTCCCAAGTGACACACTTCGACACACCAGTTAGTAGAGTTTTAGTCCATGCACTCATTTACGCGTGTTCTGCGCTAAGGGCGATCACAGCCAGTTGTGTGCTTTTGCAGGGCGAGAGGCTGGTGCTCATCCTGGTGTGCACGGGAGCAGGAGTGATCGTGCTGGTGGCCATCGCCTCGGCCGTCTTCGCCGTCCGGAGGGTGGTTTATAGAAACAGGTGAGCTCCACACACAGCGCGGCTGCAGGGGCCGCTTCACACGCCCAGTAGAAGGTGAGCACTGTAGTTCGCTGTCGCCCCCTGCAGGACACCGGTTTATCGATTCTCCAACCTCCAGAGTCAGGACGACAACAGCGGCATCGCGCCGGACCTTGAAAGTGGgaccagcagcaacagcaccacCACCTGCCAGCCAGACTCAGACGACGTGAGCgtcaataacaataatatcaTCTCATCACCCGAAATTGTTGCTACCATTCACTAATACTGCTGTGTTTCTCTTCTAGGATCTTATTGCATAACGTTACACACGACATATGAGTAAAAGCAACTGCACTGGAGAAGACAACTGCACCGGACTAATCCCACTTATCTTGATAGGACCACCCTTATTACCAAGTTCTGCTTTCTGTCTTTTGGATTGACgggaatgaatgaaaatgttaaacGCCTTAACTTATTGAGCCTGATTTACTTACTACATTGTGTATACTGCCATAATTTTGCGCgttactgtttttgtttgtgttgcactacctttttaatttctgtttaGTGTGAAGATGAACATGACAATGCTACAAATGTGTATTTGCTGGAAACATGTTATTACTCTGTGATGATGTTATTATTTGAAAGATGCTGCAGTTGACTGGAATCTGTGGTTTATTGATACGAAATAACCTTTGGCAATAACGCGCCTGACCACGTGGTGGCGGCACCTGAGCGTATCCCAACTGTACGCAGTTGTATGTAGCACGCAGAGAAGAAGAGCTAGAAATTCAGAGATAGATTACTAGACAGGACTTCTAACTTGTAACAAAACCACGACATCAGATTGTAATGAATAGGTAGGGCgattaaacacataaataaaaaacagcaaactaACAGATTATGCTGCCTTTTGGTACCATAGTTATATATGTTTCAAACATGAACGTGGAATCTTAGCAGCCCATTGTAAATATCAAATCATCACATACTGTTTCTTCTAAAATATTATGACTGCAAGCTCACTTAATGCAATAATGTGTCTATTAGTCCGTCCCTTATCGTTAGTTGATATGTAAAAATGGTTCGAATTGACTAAAACAGAGGCAATAAGAAAGATCTATATTTCCATATAGGTCTTGTTTGTCTTTCGTTTTTGCGTCAGAGTGGAGCATCTCGCCGTCTATTTCTTCGTTACGGGGACAGCTGTCATTACCCGAACTACTAGTTTCGCAACAAAATCGGATACCGCGCCTGTACGCGCTAGTTAACTGCGGCGATTGGGCAGGTAAGCGAGGCGTGATCATCGACCCGGTGGCCCGTTTTAATATAAAACCTAAATATTTCCACTGCTGGGCGTTTGTTGGGCTTATTTCGCTGGTGGTTGGGAGTTACTACACGAGAAAGTTTTCACAGCAGGCGCAGCGACCTGGCCACACTTTCACTGTTACGGCTGCATTTACACCTGGTTAGCCGTTTAACGTTTAGCTTCCGAGTCATGCAAATAGATAAAACCCAGAACTTTACACTGAAGCCTATTCGCGTGCTGCTGGCGCGTCATTAcgaagctaaagctaaaagTGTCCAACTTTCTACGTAGCCGTTAGCAGGGCTAGCAATGCTAGTGGGTGACCTAGCTAGCAAACCCGCTGTCAGTGCCTTCTGTCCCGCAGACACATGACGGACGGCTGATGCGTGTGTTGCTTGCCTCGCCAGGGAGAGCTGTGAGAGAAGAGGTCGGAGGGTCGTCAAGATGGTCCGGGCCGGCAGTAAGTGACCGCCACCAAAGTTTACAGGAGGGCATGAACAGTGCTGGGGAAGCTAGCTTGACACGTATTGACTTAAAGTCTAATAGCACGTAATTTGTGCGACAAATTATAATTCAACTCTGATAATACTGACACTACATACAGATCTGTACATTGTAGTACTGATGGGATCACATGCCATTACTCTCCAGCACTTctcgtactgtacagtatgaggttGTGCGAGGTTAAACTCCCCTCCACgtgtctgctgtctgtctgtctgtctgtctgtcccatCTACTGCCTCTTTGCTCCTCAGGTTTTCTGAAGCTATGTGCGCTCCTggttgcgttcctcttcgcTGTCTTTTTGGCTTTTCAGCTGCTGGAGATCAACACTGAGTTTTCACTGGGCGGCATGTTCCGTAAGTAGCGCCTCTCGTATGACTCAGCTTTACAGCTGCAGATATTAGATTGTGGCAGTGCATTGTTAGGGAAACAGGACACCTTTTAATAGCTATAGTAACTATATGGTGGAGTCAGTATGACCTGATTTCTTGAGGGGTCATGTTTTCACTACAAGGTGCTCATCTGGTCTTAGAAGCACTGAAAAAAGTTGTTTG
Above is a window of Betta splendens chromosome 9, fBetSpl5.4, whole genome shotgun sequence DNA encoding:
- the si:dkey-159a18.1 gene encoding sortilin isoform X1, giving the protein MLRTMWRVALLGGLCLLSVGTGSRSHGKRTATVPATRQDERQGRARAPDARAASRPARALPFASCRDPLSSAEHDVLDDNTHETGFNGDDGSHVVLTWVGDGTGVILVLSTINGPLDAYLHAGSSRLYRSTDYGKSFHDISQRINHTFINEEFGVSVGPRSSVILTADVPVLDNPGGTIFTSSDAGATFRSVRLRFHLAQPITYHYSNPDYLVALSIDSSLWLSLDFGGTWSKVHDGVHRFSWGAGVNLFFSCSLVDAVDAEERGDLLLKRTRDLGRSFTTVHEDVYSFGYIGTFLFFSVMEDPGAPRVMYFSSDQGDSFSRALLPSASTEQFYSILDGDEDMLFLHVDNPGDTFFGTMYTSDDRGILFFKSLERHLFDGHRRSDFKNITSLRGVYLTNKLDNDGRIRSVITFNRGGTWQQLNKPENVDCEEKSKNCKLHIHGEHSRKNRIVPMLALSEPTAVGLVIAHGTVGDSLSASQHPDVFVSSDGGYSWRGTLRGPHHYCILDSGGLLVAVEARHDGQVKTIKYRTDVCHPEATNYHGFQRSPPFLLLRFSTDEGQCWKSYNFTEQPFYFAGLASEPGTRAMSVSVWGFRPEADGQPMWVAVTVDFQSLITRACNDQDYEEWLAHSAQEEGERQGCLLGVKETYRRLKKQSVCRNGRNFMVSKKQSPCLCTRDDYLCDYGFYRHVNTSECVRQPRPGNKSSDLCLTGEEDELLTSGYRKVPSDKCEGGFDPQRAAQTLIRPCVTPGTGSAASPSSQVTHFDTPGERLVLILVCTGAGVIVLVAIASAVFAVRRVVYRNRTPVYRFSNLQSQDDNSGIAPDLESGTSSNSTTTCQPDSDDDLIA
- the si:dkey-159a18.1 gene encoding sortilin isoform X2; the encoded protein is MLRTMWRVALLGGLCLLSVGTGSRSHGKRTATVPATRQDERQGRARAPDARAASRPARALPFASCRDPLSSAEHDVLDDNTHETGFNGDDGSHVVLTWVGDGTGVILVLSTINGPLDAYLHAGSSRLYRSTDYGKSFHDISQRINHTFINEEFGVSVGPRSSVILTADVPVLDNPGGTIFTSSDAGATFRSVRLRFHLAQPITYHYSNPDYLVALSIDSSLWLSLDFGGTWSKVHDGVHRFSWGAGVNLFFSCSLVDAVDAEERGDLLLKRTRDLGRSFTTVHEDVYSFGYIGTFLFFSVMEDPGAPRVMYFSSDQGDSFSRALLPSASTEQFYSILDGDEDMLFLHVDNPGDTFFGTMYTSDDRGILFFKSLERHLFDGHRRSDFKNITSLRGVYLTNKLDNDGRIRSVITFNRGGTWQQLNKPENVDCEEKSKNCKLHIHGEHSRKNRIVPMLALSEPTAVGLVIAHGTVGDSLSASQHPDVFVSSDGGYSWRGTLRGPHHYCILDSGGLLVAVEARHDGQVKTIKYRTDVCHPEATNYHGFQRSPPFLLLRFSTDEGQCWKSYNFTEQPFYFAGLASEPGTRAMSVSVWGFRPEADGQPMWVAVTVDFQSLITRACNDQDYEEWLAHSAQEEGERQGCLLGVKETYRRLKKQSVCRNGRNFMVSKKQSPCLCTRDDYLCDYGFYRHVNTSECVRQPRPGNKSSDLCLTGEEDELLTSGYRKVPSDKCEGGFDPQRAAQTLIRPCVTPGTGSAASPSSQVTHFDTPGERLVLILVCTGAGVIVLVAIASAVFAVRRVVYRNRVRTTTAASRRTLKVGPAATAPPPASQTQTTILLHNVTHDI
- the si:dkey-159a18.1 gene encoding sortilin isoform X3, with amino-acid sequence MLRTMWRVALLGGLCLLSVGTGSRSHGKRTATVPATRQDERQGRARAPDARAASRPARALPFASCRDPLSSAEHDVLDDNTHETGFNGDDGSHVVLTWVGDGTGVILVLSTINGPLDAYLHAGSSRLYRSTDYGKSFHDISQRINHTFINEEFGVSVGPRSSVILTADVPVLDNPGGTIFTSSDAGATFRSVRLRFHLAQPITYHYSNPDYLVALSIDSSLWLSLDFGGTWSKVHDGVHRFSWGAGVNLFFSCSLVDAVDAEERGDLLLKRTRDLGRSFTTVHEDVYSFGYIGTFLFFSVMEDPGAPRVMYFSSDQGDSFSRALLPSASTEQFYSILDGDEDMLFLHVDNPGDTFFGTMYTSDDRGILFFKSLERHLFDGHRRSDFKNITSLRGVYLTNKLDNDGRIRSVITFNRGGTWQQLNKPENVDCEEKSKNCKLHIHGEHSRKNRIVPMLALSEPTAVGLVIAHGTVGDSLSASQHPDVFVSSDGGYSWRGTLRGPHHYCILDSGGLLVAVEARHDGQVKTIKFSTDEGQCWKSYNFTEQPFYFAGLASEPGTRAMSVSVWGFRPEADGQPMWVAVTVDFQSLITRACNDQDYEEWLAHSAQEEGERQGCLLGVKETYRRLKKQSVCRNGRNFMVSKKQSPCLCTRDDYLCDYGFYRHVNTSECVRQPRPGNKSSDLCLTGEEDELLTSGYRKVPSDKCEGGFDPQRAAQTLIRPCVTPGTGSAASPSSQVTHFDTPGERLVLILVCTGAGVIVLVAIASAVFAVRRVVYRNRTPVYRFSNLQSQDDNSGIAPDLESGTSSNSTTTCQPDSDDDLIA